A single Chryseobacterium sp. DNA region contains:
- a CDS encoding OsmC family protein → MKITLNRINDDFLFECTNAQGNSILLDNTSQPGAKGVSPMESVLMAVAGCSGIDVISILKKQRQEITGFQAEVEGERIPVDDAKPFKSINVKFLLEGEIDPKKALKAAELSFEKYCSVSKTLEPNVEIGYEVYVNGEKI, encoded by the coding sequence ATGAAAATTACACTTAACAGAATAAACGACGACTTTTTATTTGAATGTACAAATGCTCAGGGAAATTCTATCCTTTTGGACAATACTTCCCAACCGGGAGCTAAAGGTGTTTCACCAATGGAAAGTGTATTGATGGCAGTCGCCGGTTGCAGCGGAATTGATGTCATTTCTATTTTAAAGAAACAGCGTCAGGAAATTACAGGTTTTCAGGCAGAAGTAGAAGGAGAAAGAATTCCTGTAGATGATGCCAAACCTTTTAAGTCTATCAATGTCAAATTTCTTTTGGAAGGAGAAATTGATCCTAAAAAAGCACTAAAGGCAGCGGAACTTTCTTTTGAAAAATACTGTTCCGTATCAAAAACGTTAGAACCGAACGTAGAAATCGGATATGAAGTATATGTAAACGGAGAAAAAATTTAA
- a CDS encoding alpha/beta fold hydrolase: MKTELNYINLSYQTYSQKEYHIPLSYELFGKALFTAPIILINHALTGNSKVSGEKGWWKHLIGEDQVIDTKKYTVLCFNIPGNGYDHFLIEDYEDFTPSDIANIFLQGLEALHIKKLYAVIGGSLGGGIAWEMLAKQPDLAEIFIPIACDYRTHDWLHAQCLVQKFLLNDKDEPLQKARIHAMLCYRTPQSLNDRFQNQYNQEKQRLESEDWLIYHGNALNERFSLKAYKLMNHLLMNINADKTTLENLQARMHMISVDTDLFFPASEIRMCFENLKEKNKNVSYHEIQSIHGHDAFLMEYKQLNNIIKNIL, from the coding sequence TTGAAAACAGAACTAAACTATATTAATCTTTCGTATCAGACTTATTCCCAAAAGGAATATCATATCCCGTTAAGCTATGAGCTTTTCGGGAAAGCCCTGTTTACAGCACCCATTATCCTGATTAATCATGCTTTAACCGGCAACTCAAAGGTATCCGGAGAGAAAGGCTGGTGGAAACATCTCATTGGGGAAGATCAGGTGATTGATACAAAAAAGTACACTGTTCTTTGTTTCAATATTCCGGGGAATGGATATGATCATTTTTTAATTGAAGACTATGAAGACTTCACGCCTTCAGATATTGCCAATATATTTCTGCAGGGACTTGAAGCTTTGCATATCAAAAAGCTGTATGCTGTTATCGGAGGCTCTTTAGGAGGAGGGATCGCCTGGGAAATGCTTGCCAAGCAGCCGGATCTCGCAGAAATATTTATTCCCATAGCCTGTGATTACAGAACACACGACTGGCTTCATGCCCAATGTCTGGTTCAGAAATTTTTATTGAATGATAAAGATGAACCATTACAGAAAGCCAGAATCCATGCCATGCTGTGTTATAGAACTCCACAGTCACTCAATGACAGATTTCAAAACCAATATAATCAGGAGAAACAGCGCCTGGAATCAGAAGACTGGTTAATTTATCACGGTAATGCACTAAACGAAAGGTTTAGTTTAAAAGCTTACAAGCTGATGAATCATCTCCTGATGAATATAAATGCTGATAAAACGACACTGGAGAACCTACAGGCACGAATGCACATGATCTCCGTAGATACAGACTTATTCTTTCCGGCTTCTGAAATCCGGATGTGTTTTGAAAATTTAAAAGAGAAAAATAAGAATGTTTCATACCACGAGATCCAGTCTATACACGGGCATGATGCCTTCCTAATGGAGTACAAACAATTAAATAATATCATAAAAAATATCTTATAG
- a CDS encoding DUF58 domain-containing protein: MKNLYINTRFFFTLIGVGILYVLAFFFPALMWEAHIVLLICFLAVMVDYLLIFNQKNALQAQRILPEKLSNGDENFVKIDIKNNYSFKITAKIIDEIPFQFQKRDFLIEKQIIAGGNSFFQYTLEPKERGEYHFGNLNVYVSSPLGFAAKRFTFQKDAMLPSYPSFVHLRKYELMALQSEFLLGGIRKIRKLGHTMEFEQIKDYVPGDDIRTINWKATSKANRLMVNQFQDERSQRIFILIDKGRTMKMPFNGLSLLDYSINAAMALSHIILRKGDRAGMMTFSKKAENKIAADNKSGQLKKISEALYNSKTDFFESDFNRLYQDVKYSLNQRSLILLFTNFETLDGLNRQLKYLRGIAKNHLLVVVFFKNAELQSLVNKNPENMQEIYDEIVAEKFEFEKKLIIQELRKYGIYTVYTLPENLNIDVINKYLEIKARGIL, encoded by the coding sequence ATGAAAAACTTATACATCAATACACGTTTCTTTTTTACACTCATTGGAGTGGGAATCCTGTATGTTCTTGCATTTTTCTTTCCGGCTCTGATGTGGGAAGCCCATATTGTGCTGTTGATATGTTTTCTTGCAGTAATGGTGGATTACTTACTTATTTTTAATCAAAAAAATGCATTACAGGCTCAGAGGATCCTGCCGGAAAAACTTTCCAATGGAGACGAAAACTTTGTCAAGATTGATATTAAGAACAATTACAGCTTTAAAATTACAGCGAAAATTATAGATGAAATCCCGTTTCAGTTTCAGAAAAGAGATTTTTTAATTGAAAAACAGATCATTGCCGGCGGAAATTCTTTCTTTCAGTACACGTTGGAACCTAAAGAAAGAGGGGAGTATCATTTCGGGAATCTGAATGTCTATGTTTCTTCGCCTTTGGGATTTGCTGCCAAAAGATTCACCTTCCAGAAAGATGCTATGCTTCCTTCCTATCCATCTTTTGTTCATCTTAGAAAATATGAACTGATGGCGCTGCAGAGTGAATTTCTGCTGGGAGGAATCAGGAAAATCAGAAAACTGGGACATACAATGGAATTTGAACAGATCAAAGATTATGTTCCCGGAGATGATATCAGAACAATCAACTGGAAAGCGACTTCCAAGGCCAATCGCTTAATGGTCAATCAATTCCAGGATGAAAGATCACAGCGTATTTTCATCCTGATCGATAAAGGCAGAACCATGAAGATGCCTTTCAACGGATTAAGCCTGTTGGATTATTCCATCAATGCGGCCATGGCATTGTCCCATATTATTTTAAGGAAAGGAGACCGGGCCGGAATGATGACCTTTTCAAAAAAAGCAGAAAACAAAATTGCGGCGGATAACAAATCAGGACAGCTGAAAAAAATCTCTGAAGCTCTATACAATAGTAAAACAGATTTCTTTGAAAGTGATTTCAATAGGTTATATCAGGATGTAAAATACTCTCTTAACCAAAGAAGTTTGATTCTGCTTTTTACCAATTTTGAAACCCTGGATGGCTTAAACCGCCAGCTGAAATATCTGCGTGGTATTGCCAAAAACCATCTACTGGTCGTTGTATTTTTTAAAAACGCAGAGCTGCAGAGCCTCGTGAATAAAAATCCGGAGAATATGCAGGAAATATATGATGAAATCGTCGCTGAAAAATTTGAATTTGAGAAGAAGCTGATTATTCAGGAACTTCGCAAATACGGAATTTATACTGTATATACTCTCCCTGAGAATTTGAATATTGATGTTATCAATAAATATTTGGAGATAAAAGCGAGAGGAATTTTATAA
- a CDS encoding glucosidase, whose amino-acid sequence MTAEKERLQDSKWKNWGPYVSNRQWGNVREDYSPNGNAWNYTNHNNAESYAYRWGEEGIAGISDVKQLFCFAFSFWNKKDKMVKERFFGLSNPQGNHGEDIKEIFYYLDNTPTHSYMKMVYKYPINEFPYDELVTENGRRSKKDTEYEIFDTGIFDHNEYFDIFMEYCKADHNDILIRVTVCNRSQQDAPIVVAPTAWFRNNWKWGYNTYKAEMHASHDGSIHIDHDSISVKKLYSRNPNTQSVFCENETNTPKLYGAPKTENSYFKDGINDFIIYRGNTVNPEKRGTKACFLIDELIGSGQSRTFDFRLCPDDADEPFERFDEIFSIRKNEAEEFYNEIQSDTTNEDERNVQRQAFAGLLWNKQFYHYNIGKWLKGDPNFEAPRNFNEYVRNTEWNHLHNKDIISMPDKWEYPWYATWDLAFHCVPFSIIDAEFAKGQLLLLTKEWYMHPNGQLPAYEWNMSDVNPPVHAWSCFRVFKIDEKNNGKPDLLFLEKVFQKLLLNFTWWVNRKDKNGKNIFGGGFLGLDNIGAFDRNMVLKDGQHLEQADGTSWMAMYALNMMRIAMELAQYYQVYEDMAIKFFEHYLYIAEAMENLGEGTKGLWNEEDGFFYDVLQLGNGDSVSLRLRSIVGLIPMFAVEIVDHRLLEKMPNFRERMEWILKNKPELTKLVSHWDEEGQGRKHLMSILRKNRLTKVLTRMLDEKEFLSTYGIRAMSKVYEENPFVFSTHGKENVVYYTPAESDSRMFGGNSNWRGPIWFPINFLIVESLQRFHYYYGNSLKVEYPTGSGDKRNLDEVAQNISKRLCSIFLKDENGQRAFNGGNPTFNYDEHFKDYITFFEYFHGDNGRGVGASHQTGWTATVAKLIKPRLTF is encoded by the coding sequence ATGACCGCCGAAAAAGAAAGATTACAAGATTCCAAATGGAAAAACTGGGGACCTTATGTAAGCAACCGGCAGTGGGGAAATGTGCGTGAAGATTACAGTCCGAACGGAAATGCATGGAACTACACCAATCATAATAACGCAGAAAGTTACGCCTACCGCTGGGGCGAAGAAGGTATTGCCGGAATTTCTGATGTAAAACAGCTTTTCTGCTTCGCTTTTTCATTTTGGAATAAGAAAGATAAAATGGTAAAGGAGCGTTTCTTTGGTCTCAGCAACCCGCAGGGAAATCACGGTGAAGATATCAAAGAAATTTTTTATTATCTGGATAATACCCCTACTCATAGTTATATGAAAATGGTGTACAAGTATCCGATCAATGAGTTTCCTTATGATGAGCTTGTTACTGAAAACGGAAGACGCAGCAAAAAGGATACTGAGTATGAAATTTTTGATACCGGAATTTTCGATCATAATGAGTATTTCGATATTTTCATGGAATACTGCAAAGCAGACCATAATGATATCCTGATCAGGGTTACCGTCTGTAACAGGAGCCAACAGGATGCTCCCATTGTAGTGGCGCCTACCGCATGGTTCAGAAACAACTGGAAATGGGGTTACAATACCTATAAAGCGGAAATGCATGCATCCCATGACGGAAGTATTCATATTGACCATGACAGCATTTCGGTCAAGAAGCTGTATTCAAGAAACCCAAATACACAAAGTGTATTCTGTGAAAATGAAACAAATACCCCGAAGCTTTATGGGGCCCCAAAAACTGAAAACTCTTATTTCAAAGATGGAATTAATGATTTCATTATCTATAGAGGGAACACTGTAAACCCGGAAAAAAGAGGGACCAAGGCATGTTTCCTTATTGATGAGCTTATTGGGAGCGGACAATCCAGAACTTTTGATTTCCGATTATGTCCTGATGATGCAGATGAGCCTTTTGAAAGGTTTGATGAAATATTCAGTATCAGAAAAAATGAAGCAGAAGAGTTCTATAATGAAATTCAGAGCGATACGACCAATGAAGATGAAAGAAACGTTCAAAGGCAAGCCTTTGCCGGACTTCTATGGAATAAACAGTTCTATCATTATAATATCGGAAAATGGCTGAAAGGAGATCCGAATTTTGAAGCGCCGAGAAATTTTAATGAGTATGTAAGAAATACGGAGTGGAACCATCTCCACAATAAGGACATTATTTCTATGCCTGACAAATGGGAATATCCCTGGTATGCAACCTGGGATCTTGCATTTCATTGTGTTCCCTTCTCTATCATTGATGCGGAATTTGCCAAAGGACAACTGCTGCTGCTGACCAAAGAGTGGTATATGCACCCTAATGGGCAGCTTCCTGCCTATGAATGGAATATGAGTGATGTAAATCCGCCTGTACATGCATGGTCCTGCTTCAGGGTTTTTAAAATTGATGAAAAAAATAACGGAAAACCGGACCTGCTATTCCTGGAGAAAGTTTTTCAGAAACTTCTCCTCAATTTCACCTGGTGGGTTAACCGAAAGGATAAAAATGGTAAAAATATTTTCGGAGGAGGTTTTCTCGGTCTTGATAATATTGGTGCTTTTGACCGGAATATGGTTTTAAAAGACGGACAGCATCTGGAACAGGCAGACGGAACAAGCTGGATGGCAATGTATGCATTGAATATGATGCGGATTGCGATGGAACTTGCCCAATATTACCAGGTGTATGAAGATATGGCGATCAAGTTTTTTGAACATTATCTCTATATCGCTGAAGCTATGGAAAATCTGGGAGAAGGAACCAAAGGTTTATGGAATGAGGAAGACGGATTTTTCTATGATGTTCTTCAACTTGGAAACGGGGACAGCGTCTCTCTGCGGTTAAGAAGTATCGTAGGCCTTATCCCTATGTTTGCTGTTGAAATCGTTGATCACAGATTACTGGAAAAAATGCCCAATTTCCGGGAAAGAATGGAATGGATATTAAAAAACAAGCCGGAACTGACCAAGCTGGTTTCTCATTGGGATGAAGAGGGACAAGGGAGAAAGCATTTAATGAGTATCCTCCGTAAAAACAGGCTTACCAAGGTATTGACCAGAATGCTTGATGAAAAAGAGTTTTTAAGCACATATGGAATTCGTGCCATGTCTAAGGTATATGAAGAAAACCCGTTCGTATTCTCCACTCACGGAAAGGAAAATGTAGTGTATTATACTCCTGCGGAAAGTGACAGCAGAATGTTTGGGGGAAACAGCAACTGGCGTGGTCCGATCTGGTTTCCCATTAATTTCCTGATCGTGGAAAGTTTACAGCGTTTTCATTACTATTATGGAAACAGTCTGAAAGTAGAATATCCAACCGGAAGCGGCGACAAAAGAAACCTTGATGAAGTGGCGCAGAATATCAGTAAAAGGCTCTGCTCTATCTTCTTAAAAGATGAAAACGGACAGCGGGCTTTCAACGGAGGAAACCCAACATTCAATTATGATGAACATTTCAAAGATTATATCACCTTCTTTGAATATTTCCATGGTGATAACGGCCGGGGTGTAGGGGCATCCCATCAGACCGGATGGACCGCCACTGTGGCAAAACTGATAAAACCAAGACTGACATTCTAA